In a genomic window of Thermoanaerobaculales bacterium:
- the dnaE gene encoding DNA polymerase III subunit alpha: MSPTAARRQFVHLHVHTHFSLLDATIRIDELGKQVAALGMPAVAVTDHGNLFGAFQFHGAALAEGIRPVIGCEVYVAPGDHRDRSPAPGRRRPYDHLVLLAESDLGYRNLVRLVSLGYLEGFYHKPRISKTLLADHAEGLIGLSACLSGEPSRLLLSRDPGGARRVAEAYREILGADGFYLEIQDHGLADEALVRAGLGELSRATGIPLVATNDCHFHRREDTFAHRVLLGIGQNRTLEDLDYPYNAEFYVKSADEMYELFSEYPGACEVTTEIASRCHVLFDKETLHLPRYPVPEGHTLESFLTEVATSGLELRLAKRGPRRAADGVYRARLTQELSIISKMGFPGYFLVVWDFIRYAREHGIPVGPGRGSAAGSVASFALGITDVDPLEYDLRFERFLNPDRISMPDIDIDFCQRRRDEVIEYVRDRFGKDSVSQIATFNILKARSAVRDVGRVMGMPFGDVDRIAKLIPEDFNITVTQALADSPELKALAEGDDDVRQLVETASRLEGLARHCGVHAAGVVIAPEQLVNLVPLIKTANGEVCTQFDKDDVEALGLLKMDFLGLRTLTVIADALESIHATADPDLDLASIPFDDPAVYDLFSAGDTDGIFQFESSGMREVLRKVQPRAFLDLAALNALYRPGPMQFIDDYSDRKHGRKQITYIFPELEGILGETYGIIVYQEQVMRIAVEIAGFSMAKADTLRKAMGKKIQEMIDREGENFLRGAVDHGFPKDKVRQLWEQIVPFAKYGFNKSHSVAYAQVAYLTAFLKVHYPAHFMAAMLTSEVANTDKLHQYLGRCRQMRLDILPPDINASAQHFTVEGGGIRFGLSAIKGVGDAAVEPILAARARRGRFDSISDCLRSLPARAVNHKVMECLVKAGCFDGLGVARKPLLEHLSELMELTAREREQSELGQGFLFEDFRSDSFERSLRGAAEGEEAERLGWERDVLGFFLSGHPLDGYADQLRRFADCPVAELPQRLAAGAERVTVAGLVSGLKVIPIKRGGPNHGRRMGVWELEDASGSVRVVAFPDAFDRAERALADGSAVLVVATLKGEGDHVELSAEEVSSLDGLAEKRAAALRVVVDLDEADQASLEELREFLLDHPGDLSVRFELLRRGRFRARLVPPPALTVDGSEETRDALKERLGSGWCEFEYDTPARNGGSRPRPAPPPADEGDGDPLGPVN, encoded by the coding sequence ATGAGCCCGACCGCGGCCCGGCGGCAGTTCGTGCACCTGCACGTGCACACACACTTCTCGCTGCTCGATGCGACGATCCGCATCGACGAGCTGGGCAAGCAGGTGGCCGCACTCGGGATGCCGGCGGTGGCCGTGACCGACCACGGCAATTTGTTCGGCGCCTTCCAGTTCCATGGCGCCGCCCTGGCCGAGGGCATCCGCCCGGTGATCGGCTGCGAGGTCTACGTCGCGCCCGGCGATCATCGCGACCGGTCGCCGGCGCCAGGGCGCAGGCGACCGTATGACCACTTGGTGCTGCTGGCCGAGAGCGACCTCGGGTATCGCAACCTGGTGCGGCTGGTGAGCCTCGGGTACCTGGAGGGCTTCTACCACAAGCCGCGGATCTCGAAGACGCTCCTCGCTGACCATGCCGAGGGGCTGATCGGGCTGTCGGCGTGCCTGTCCGGCGAGCCTTCCCGCCTCCTGCTGTCTCGCGATCCGGGCGGGGCTCGCCGGGTCGCCGAGGCGTACCGCGAGATCCTCGGCGCCGACGGCTTCTACCTCGAGATCCAGGACCACGGCCTCGCCGACGAGGCGCTGGTCAGGGCCGGTTTGGGGGAGCTGTCGCGGGCGACCGGCATACCGCTGGTGGCGACCAACGACTGCCACTTCCACCGGCGGGAGGACACCTTCGCCCACCGGGTGCTGCTCGGCATTGGCCAGAACCGGACACTCGAGGACCTGGACTACCCGTATAACGCCGAGTTTTACGTGAAGTCCGCAGACGAAATGTACGAGCTATTCTCGGAGTATCCGGGCGCGTGCGAGGTCACGACCGAGATCGCGTCGAGGTGCCACGTACTGTTCGACAAGGAGACCCTCCACCTGCCCCGATATCCGGTTCCGGAGGGGCACACTCTGGAGAGTTTCCTGACCGAAGTCGCAACCTCCGGGCTCGAGCTGAGGCTCGCAAAAAGGGGACCGAGGCGCGCGGCCGACGGCGTGTACCGCGCGCGACTGACCCAAGAGCTTTCGATCATCAGCAAGATGGGTTTCCCTGGGTATTTTCTGGTGGTCTGGGACTTCATCCGGTACGCCAGAGAGCATGGTATTCCGGTCGGCCCTGGCCGCGGATCGGCGGCTGGCTCGGTGGCGTCGTTTGCCCTCGGAATCACGGATGTAGATCCGCTGGAGTACGACCTTCGATTCGAGCGATTCCTGAATCCCGATCGGATTTCGATGCCCGATATTGACATCGATTTCTGCCAGCGCCGACGGGATGAGGTCATCGAGTACGTGCGTGACCGCTTCGGCAAGGACTCGGTCTCGCAGATCGCGACCTTCAACATCCTCAAGGCGCGCTCGGCGGTGCGGGACGTGGGCCGGGTGATGGGGATGCCGTTCGGCGACGTCGATCGGATCGCCAAGCTGATCCCGGAGGACTTCAACATCACCGTCACTCAGGCGCTGGCGGACTCCCCGGAGCTGAAGGCGCTGGCGGAGGGGGACGACGACGTCCGCCAGCTCGTCGAGACCGCGTCGCGCCTGGAGGGCCTGGCACGCCACTGCGGGGTCCACGCGGCCGGGGTCGTGATCGCGCCCGAGCAGCTCGTCAACCTGGTGCCGCTGATCAAGACCGCCAACGGCGAGGTCTGCACCCAGTTCGACAAGGACGACGTGGAGGCCCTCGGCCTGCTCAAGATGGACTTCCTCGGCCTGCGCACCTTGACCGTGATCGCGGACGCCCTGGAGTCGATCCACGCCACCGCCGACCCCGACCTCGACCTCGCCTCGATCCCGTTCGACGACCCCGCGGTCTACGACCTCTTCTCGGCTGGAGACACCGACGGCATCTTCCAGTTCGAGTCGTCAGGCATGCGGGAGGTGCTGCGCAAGGTGCAGCCGCGCGCCTTCCTCGACCTCGCCGCCCTCAACGCGCTCTACCGCCCGGGGCCGATGCAGTTCATCGACGACTACTCCGACCGCAAGCACGGCCGCAAGCAGATCACCTACATCTTCCCCGAGCTCGAAGGGATCCTCGGCGAGACCTACGGGATCATCGTCTACCAGGAGCAGGTGATGCGGATCGCGGTCGAGATCGCCGGCTTCTCGATGGCCAAGGCGGACACCCTGCGCAAGGCCATGGGCAAGAAGATCCAGGAGATGATCGACCGCGAGGGCGAGAACTTCCTCCGCGGCGCCGTCGACCACGGCTTCCCCAAGGACAAGGTCCGCCAGCTGTGGGAGCAGATCGTCCCCTTCGCCAAGTACGGCTTCAACAAGTCGCACTCGGTGGCCTATGCCCAGGTCGCGTACCTGACCGCATTCCTGAAGGTCCACTACCCGGCCCACTTCATGGCGGCGATGCTGACCTCGGAGGTCGCCAACACCGACAAGCTCCACCAGTACCTGGGCCGTTGCCGGCAGATGCGCCTCGACATCCTGCCGCCGGACATCAACGCCTCCGCGCAGCACTTCACCGTCGAGGGCGGCGGCATCCGCTTCGGGCTGAGCGCCATCAAGGGGGTCGGCGACGCCGCCGTGGAGCCGATCCTGGCGGCGCGCGCCCGCCGCGGGCGGTTCGACTCGATCTCCGACTGCCTGCGCTCGCTGCCGGCGCGGGCCGTCAACCACAAGGTCATGGAGTGCCTGGTCAAGGCGGGCTGCTTCGACGGCCTCGGCGTGGCCCGCAAGCCGCTGCTCGAGCACCTGTCGGAGCTGATGGAGCTGACCGCCAGGGAGCGCGAGCAGAGCGAGCTCGGGCAGGGCTTCCTGTTCGAGGACTTTCGGTCCGACAGCTTCGAGAGGTCGCTCCGGGGCGCCGCCGAGGGCGAGGAGGCCGAGCGCCTGGGTTGGGAGCGGGACGTGCTCGGGTTCTTTCTGTCCGGGCACCCGCTCGACGGCTACGCCGACCAGCTCCGGCGGTTCGCCGACTGCCCGGTCGCCGAGCTGCCGCAGCGGCTCGCGGCCGGAGCGGAGCGGGTTACGGTCGCCGGCCTGGTGAGCGGCCTCAAGGTGATCCCGATCAAGCGGGGCGGACCGAACCACGGCCGCCGGATGGGGGTCTGGGAGCTGGAGGACGCGAGCGGCAGCGTCCGCGTGGTTGCCTTTCCGGACGCCTTCGACCGCGCCGAGCGCGCGCTGGCCGACGGCAGCGCGGTGCTGGTGGTGGCCACGCTGAAGGGCGAGGGCGACCACGTCGAGCTGTCGGCCGAGGAGGTGAGCAGCCTGGACGGGCTGGCCGAGAAGCGCGCCGCCGCGCTGCGGGTGGTCGTCGATCTGGACGAGGCCGACCAGGCGTCGCTCGAGGAGCTGCGGGAGTTCCTGCTCGACCACCCGGGCGACCTCTCGGTCCGCTTCGAGCTGCTGCGCCGGGGCCGCTTCCGCGCCCGCCTGGTGCCGCCGCCGGCGCTCACCGTCGACGGCTCCGAGGAGACCCGGGACGCCCTGAAGGAGCGGCTCGGCAGCGGCTGGTGCGAGTTCGAGTACGACACGCCGGCCCGCAACGGCGGCAGCCGGCCGCGACCGGCGCCGCCGCCGGCCGACGAGGGCGACGGCGACCCGCTCGGTCCCGTGAACTGA
- a CDS encoding penicillin acylase family protein: protein MKVSDRRRALRIGPVRLQARRTPEGVIELWADDDLGLATGLGWAHARDRLVQMELLRLIGQGRLAECLQASDEALGVDVWSRGMGFAHDVAADEEVCGAEARAFAEAYAAGVNEVLAHRRRPLELLLVGHRPEPWRLADVLMTIKIMTYVGLAQTQLDFEKLIVEAVRAGVPVEPLRRLLAPHLDGLDQATIEQLRQLRWVEPLMPAAVRFATAAARASASNNWAVSPGRSASGAALLATDPHMEVNRLPALWYEAVLHTRDDYRIGITMPGVPGLVMGRTSHIAFGFTYGFMDMIDSFVEEVRDGAVRRGERWVPLEVRSEEVRRKGAEPVVVTTRENDLGVLEADPRREVLEDGLYLTRAWSAQRGGAAPSLDAIVRVLAARSVIEAQAVLRSITISCNWVVADRGGNIGYQQSGRLPDRAHSGLHPVPAAEEANRWRGWVDPSRLLSRLNPAEGFVATANNLLNPPGGPLAVNLPMASYRHDRICSQLAANPRVTIEDMRRLQNDLYSVHAERFMAVLDPLLPALPAAGLLRSWDRRYDCGSRGATLFEQVYHAILARVFGDGLFGREAWRAIVEATTILADFYHLFDDAILGGDPRWFGGEGRDAALRRVLEQELAAVDPDQVPRWGATRRVVMTDIFFGGKLPRWLGFDLGPIELPGNRATVVQGGILTAHGRRTTFAPSWRMVTDLAQDEAHTVLAGGPTGSRFSRHRLTDVKRWLAGEYKVLRGRI from the coding sequence ATGAAGGTCAGTGACCGTCGCCGCGCCCTGCGCATCGGCCCGGTCCGGCTCCAGGCGCGGCGGACGCCCGAGGGCGTCATCGAGCTGTGGGCCGACGACGATCTGGGGCTCGCCACCGGCCTGGGCTGGGCGCACGCGCGCGACCGCCTCGTCCAGATGGAGCTGCTGCGGCTGATCGGCCAGGGGCGGCTCGCCGAGTGCCTGCAGGCGAGCGACGAGGCCCTCGGCGTCGACGTGTGGTCGCGGGGCATGGGCTTCGCGCACGACGTCGCCGCCGACGAGGAGGTGTGCGGCGCCGAGGCCCGCGCCTTCGCCGAGGCCTACGCGGCAGGGGTCAACGAGGTCCTTGCCCACCGGCGGCGGCCGCTCGAGCTGCTGCTCGTTGGCCACCGGCCCGAGCCATGGCGGCTGGCCGATGTCCTGATGACGATCAAGATCATGACCTACGTCGGCCTCGCCCAGACCCAGCTCGACTTCGAGAAGCTGATCGTCGAGGCGGTCCGCGCGGGGGTGCCGGTCGAGCCCCTGCGCCGGCTGCTGGCGCCGCACCTCGACGGCCTGGACCAGGCCACGATCGAGCAGCTCCGTCAGCTGCGCTGGGTCGAGCCGCTGATGCCGGCCGCGGTCCGCTTCGCGACGGCGGCGGCGCGGGCGTCGGCGAGCAACAACTGGGCGGTCTCGCCCGGGCGCAGCGCCTCCGGTGCCGCCCTGCTCGCCACCGACCCGCACATGGAGGTCAACCGGCTGCCGGCGCTCTGGTACGAGGCCGTGCTGCACACCCGCGACGACTACCGGATCGGGATCACGATGCCCGGGGTCCCGGGCCTGGTCATGGGCCGCACCTCGCACATCGCCTTCGGCTTCACCTACGGCTTCATGGACATGATCGACTCCTTCGTCGAGGAGGTGCGTGACGGGGCGGTGCGCCGCGGCGAACGCTGGGTGCCGCTCGAGGTCCGGAGCGAGGAGGTCCGGCGCAAGGGCGCCGAGCCGGTCGTGGTCACCACCCGCGAGAACGACCTCGGCGTCCTCGAGGCCGACCCCCGCCGGGAGGTGCTCGAGGACGGGCTCTACCTGACCCGGGCCTGGTCGGCGCAGCGGGGCGGCGCCGCACCCAGCCTCGACGCGATCGTGCGGGTCCTCGCCGCGCGGTCGGTCATCGAGGCGCAGGCGGTGCTGCGCTCGATCACGATCTCCTGCAACTGGGTGGTCGCCGACCGCGGCGGTAACATCGGCTACCAGCAGTCGGGCCGGCTGCCCGACCGCGCCCACTCCGGGCTCCACCCGGTGCCGGCCGCGGAGGAGGCCAACCGCTGGCGCGGCTGGGTCGACCCCTCCCGCCTGCTGTCGAGGCTGAACCCGGCCGAGGGCTTCGTCGCCACCGCCAACAACCTGCTCAACCCACCGGGCGGGCCGCTCGCCGTCAACCTGCCGATGGCCAGCTACCGGCACGATCGCATCTGCTCCCAGCTGGCGGCCAACCCGCGGGTGACGATCGAGGACATGCGGCGCCTGCAGAACGACCTCTACTCGGTACACGCCGAGCGCTTCATGGCCGTTCTCGACCCGCTGCTGCCCGCGCTGCCGGCCGCCGGGCTGCTGCGGAGCTGGGACCGCCGCTACGACTGCGGCTCGCGGGGCGCGACGCTCTTCGAGCAGGTCTACCACGCGATCCTCGCGCGGGTGTTCGGCGACGGGCTGTTCGGGCGCGAGGCCTGGCGCGCGATCGTCGAGGCGACCACGATCCTGGCCGACTTCTACCACCTCTTCGACGACGCGATCCTGGGCGGCGACCCACGCTGGTTCGGCGGCGAAGGCCGGGATGCGGCGCTGCGCCGGGTCCTCGAGCAAGAGCTCGCCGCCGTCGACCCCGACCAGGTCCCACGCTGGGGCGCCACCCGCCGGGTGGTGATGACCGACATCTTCTTCGGCGGCAAGCTGCCGCGCTGGCTCGGCTTCGACCTCGGGCCGATCGAGCTGCCGGGCAACCGGGCCACGGTCGTCCAGGGCGGGATCCTCACCGCCCACGGCCGGCGCACCACCTTCGCCCCGTCGTGGCGGATGGTGACCGACCTCGCCCAGGACGAGGCCCACACCGTGCTGGCGGGCGGCCCCACCGGCAGCCGCTTCTCGCGCCACCGGCTGACTGACGTCAAGCGCTGGCTTGCCGGCGAGTACAAGGTGTTGAGGGGGAGGATCTAG
- a CDS encoding S8 family serine peptidase: protein MKRIVLGLLIALVGSPAFGGGPSRDLGGHLPHAVADAASNAFARLDTPVAAIAAAADPLVEARRSGFRVLDSKVQLELVAAPSGVAELASWLEAAGATAIDSSGPVLEAFVPAGLLVALDRHPAVQWVRRPPVAVLPEPWLEAAATAPKVAVISEGVAATNVAEWHGDGFTGDGVKVGVIDIEMYGWDDLLGTELPPGDMVHYQSFGGGSSSAGEVHGTAVAEIIHDMAPDAELYLAEIGGTTSNFFNAVQWMVSSGVRVIAMSITYFGISPGDGTGAFQNQIASFVASASGVWAHSAGNYRDSHWQGQSFDADGDGWVEMDGADEIQAFSSSSSAGDDIRVSLQWSDWSAVNQDYSLHLFRVDLAEPVEVAAADSRQTGIPGQAPAEFLDFTVSETGRYGVGVFRKSVTGTHAMELFSLDEPVSGSVEEGSVTTPGDAPAAMATGAMAVGSQAVRAFSSAGPVNGPGGTLEGGAVKPDVAAYDGVSTASYGGQSFGTSFACPHVAGAAAVVMSAQPAWTGAQVRAFLEQASIDKGTAGMDNDFGWGRLNLGPSPLSTCSYSLDQASLEFGVGSGSAIVNVDTAAGCFWSAESQSAWLRVPIDNDTGPGRVIVLAEANPGPSRTGSLLIAGTTVPVTQAGNDCTYSVEPLSFRLSVRGGAEELEVSAPAGCDWTAASQEDWIVVTGGASGSGSGTVTFAIGENSLTWPASPRTGTLLVAGQTVEVHQLAFGYRYMVGGIAETAGAAGTRWKSSLALANPRSEPVDATLTYRHQDGTDSAELTVPGEHIVEVDNVAVELFGRPDSSGVVDVQASDQLLVTARTYNDAPAGTFGQYLPGVMSDEAVSTGQRGVLSQLSSNAAFRTNIGFVNLGGYPAQARIRLFDGGGAARGSELVELVPAGRWLQVNRVFQAAGAGTCQGCYALIDAVSDGEAWIWAYASVVDNGSGDPTTIPLTILYDNVPDADVLVAGIADIDGAEGTRWASNLALLNLSGAAINGTAEYRYGGGTAQADFAVGDGELLEWENVAVALGAPDSSGAVAIVADGPAVVTARTFNNAPEGTFGQFLPGVGASSATGPPQGLNGSLYQIKSTGDFRTNVGFTNFSDAPCDVTVTLHGADGSQLGSPVSVTGIPAGRWKQVNRIFEAAGAGECPIGYAVVTPVTPGCLVWAYASVVDNGSGDPTTIPMVKAY from the coding sequence ATGAAGCGAATCGTGCTGGGCCTTCTGATCGCGCTCGTCGGGTCCCCCGCCTTCGGCGGCGGCCCGTCGCGCGACCTCGGCGGTCACCTGCCGCACGCCGTCGCCGACGCCGCCAGCAACGCCTTCGCCAGGCTGGACACGCCGGTGGCCGCGATCGCGGCCGCGGCCGACCCGCTGGTCGAGGCGCGGCGATCCGGCTTCCGGGTGCTCGACTCGAAGGTCCAGCTCGAGCTGGTCGCGGCGCCGTCTGGCGTGGCCGAGCTGGCCTCCTGGCTCGAGGCCGCGGGCGCGACGGCGATCGACAGCTCGGGTCCGGTGCTCGAGGCCTTCGTGCCGGCCGGCCTGCTCGTCGCGCTCGACCGCCATCCTGCGGTGCAGTGGGTGCGGCGGCCGCCGGTCGCGGTGCTTCCCGAGCCGTGGCTCGAGGCGGCCGCGACGGCGCCGAAGGTGGCGGTGATCTCGGAGGGGGTGGCGGCGACGAACGTCGCCGAGTGGCACGGCGACGGTTTCACCGGCGACGGCGTCAAGGTCGGGGTCATCGACATCGAGATGTACGGCTGGGACGACCTGCTCGGAACCGAGCTGCCGCCGGGAGACATGGTCCACTACCAGTCCTTCGGCGGCGGGTCGAGCTCGGCCGGCGAGGTGCACGGCACCGCGGTCGCCGAGATCATCCACGACATGGCGCCGGACGCCGAGCTCTACCTCGCCGAGATCGGCGGCACCACCTCCAACTTCTTCAACGCCGTCCAGTGGATGGTGAGCTCGGGCGTGCGGGTGATTGCGATGTCGATTACCTACTTCGGGATCTCGCCCGGCGATGGCACCGGCGCCTTCCAGAACCAGATCGCGAGCTTCGTCGCGAGCGCGAGCGGCGTGTGGGCACACTCGGCCGGCAACTACCGCGACTCGCACTGGCAGGGGCAGTCGTTCGACGCCGACGGCGATGGCTGGGTGGAGATGGACGGGGCCGACGAGATCCAGGCGTTCTCCTCCTCGTCGAGCGCTGGCGATGACATCCGCGTCTCGCTGCAGTGGAGCGACTGGAGCGCCGTCAACCAGGACTACAGCCTGCACCTGTTCCGGGTCGACCTCGCCGAGCCGGTCGAGGTCGCCGCCGCCGACAGCCGGCAGACCGGGATCCCCGGGCAGGCTCCGGCCGAGTTCCTCGACTTCACGGTCAGCGAGACCGGGCGCTACGGCGTCGGCGTCTTCCGCAAGAGCGTGACCGGCACCCACGCCATGGAGCTCTTCTCGCTCGACGAGCCGGTCTCGGGCTCGGTGGAGGAGGGCTCGGTGACGACCCCGGGCGACGCCCCGGCGGCGATGGCGACCGGCGCCATGGCCGTCGGCAGCCAGGCGGTGCGCGCCTTCAGCTCGGCCGGGCCCGTCAACGGCCCCGGCGGTACCCTCGAGGGCGGCGCGGTGAAGCCGGACGTCGCGGCCTACGACGGGGTCTCGACCGCCTCCTACGGCGGCCAGAGCTTCGGGACCTCGTTCGCCTGCCCGCACGTCGCCGGCGCGGCCGCGGTGGTGATGTCGGCCCAACCGGCCTGGACGGGCGCCCAGGTCCGCGCCTTCCTCGAGCAGGCCTCGATCGACAAGGGCACCGCCGGCATGGACAACGACTTCGGCTGGGGCCGCCTCAACCTCGGCCCGTCGCCGCTGTCAACCTGCAGCTACTCTCTCGACCAGGCCTCGCTCGAGTTCGGGGTCGGGTCGGGCAGCGCGATCGTCAACGTCGACACCGCCGCCGGCTGCTTCTGGTCGGCGGAGAGCCAGTCGGCCTGGCTGCGGGTGCCGATCGACAACGACACCGGCCCGGGCCGGGTGATCGTCCTCGCCGAGGCCAACCCCGGCCCGTCCCGCACCGGCAGCCTGCTGATCGCCGGCACCACGGTGCCGGTGACCCAGGCGGGCAACGACTGCACCTACAGCGTCGAGCCGCTGTCGTTCCGGCTCAGCGTCCGGGGCGGGGCCGAGGAGCTCGAGGTGAGCGCCCCGGCCGGCTGCGACTGGACCGCGGCCTCGCAGGAGGACTGGATCGTGGTGACGGGTGGGGCGAGCGGGAGCGGCAGCGGGACCGTGACCTTCGCGATCGGCGAGAACAGCCTCACCTGGCCGGCGTCCCCGCGCACCGGCACCCTGCTGGTGGCCGGGCAGACGGTGGAGGTCCATCAGCTCGCCTTCGGCTACCGCTACATGGTGGGGGGCATCGCCGAGACCGCCGGCGCCGCCGGCACTCGCTGGAAGTCGAGCCTGGCGCTCGCCAACCCGAGGTCCGAGCCGGTCGACGCGACCCTGACCTACCGCCACCAGGACGGCACCGACTCCGCCGAGCTCACCGTTCCCGGCGAACACATCGTTGAGGTCGACAACGTCGCGGTCGAGCTGTTCGGCCGGCCAGACTCGTCGGGCGTCGTCGACGTCCAGGCGAGCGACCAGCTCTTGGTCACCGCCCGGACCTACAACGACGCCCCGGCCGGGACCTTCGGCCAGTACCTGCCGGGCGTCATGTCGGACGAGGCCGTCTCCACCGGCCAGCGGGGCGTGCTGTCGCAGCTTTCGAGCAACGCCGCCTTCCGGACCAACATCGGCTTCGTCAACCTCGGCGGCTACCCGGCGCAAGCGAGGATCCGGCTGTTCGACGGCGGCGGTGCTGCCCGCGGTTCCGAGCTCGTCGAGCTGGTGCCGGCCGGTCGCTGGCTCCAGGTCAACCGGGTGTTCCAGGCGGCCGGCGCCGGCACCTGCCAGGGCTGCTACGCCCTCATCGACGCCGTCAGCGACGGCGAGGCCTGGATCTGGGCCTACGCCTCAGTGGTCGACAACGGCTCCGGCGACCCGACCACGATCCCGCTCACGATCCTCTACGACAACGTGCCGGATGCCGATGTGCTGGTGGCCGGGATCGCCGACATCGACGGCGCCGAGGGCACCCGCTGGGCCTCGAACCTCGCGTTGCTCAACCTGTCGGGCGCTGCGATCAACGGGACCGCCGAGTACCGTTACGGCGGCGGCACGGCGCAGGCCGACTTCGCGGTCGGCGACGGCGAGCTCCTCGAGTGGGAGAACGTGGCCGTCGCGCTCGGCGCGCCCGACTCCTCGGGCGCGGTGGCGATCGTCGCCGACGGGCCGGCCGTGGTCACCGCCCGCACCTTCAACAACGCGCCCGAGGGGACCTTTGGCCAGTTTCTGCCTGGCGTGGGCGCGAGCTCCGCGACCGGCCCCCCCCAGGGACTGAACGGCAGCCTGTACCAGATCAAGAGCACCGGCGACTTCCGGACCAACGTCGGCTTCACCAACTTCAGCGACGCGCCGTGCGACGTCACCGTCACCCTGCACGGTGCCGACGGCAGCCAGCTCGGCAGCCCGGTGAGCGTGACCGGCATCCCGGCCGGCCGCTGGAAGCAGGTCAACCGGATCTTCGAGGCCGCCGGCGCTGGCGAGTGCCCGATCGGCTACGCCGTGGTGACGCCAGTGACGCCCGGCTGCCTGGTCTGGGCCTACGCCTCGGTGGTCGACAACGGCTCCGGCGACCCGACCACGATCCCTATGGTCAAGGCCTACTAG
- a CDS encoding fumarylacetoacetate hydrolase family protein has translation MARHAGTHRILRAFVEGRPEWLLARGSGAFLLPEGPYGADPPVGRRIGAPGELQLLAPTVPTKIIGIGRNYVAHAAEHGVEVPAEPLLFLKPPSSLLDPDGTIVAPALSERVEYEGELALVIGRRCKAVAEPEAWAHVLGVTCGIDVTARDLQRADPQWTRGKGFDTFCPLGPWIAAGLDEAEAAALQLETRVNGVRRQQASTGEMVFPPARLIAYITQVMTLEPGDVILTGTPEGVGRLAAGDSIEVEIAGVGVLRSTVR, from the coding sequence ATGGCACGACACGCCGGCACCCACCGCATCCTGAGGGCGTTCGTCGAGGGCCGGCCGGAGTGGCTGCTGGCGCGGGGCAGCGGGGCGTTCCTGCTGCCCGAGGGCCCGTACGGCGCCGATCCCCCGGTCGGCCGGCGAATCGGCGCGCCCGGGGAGCTGCAGCTCCTCGCCCCGACCGTGCCGACCAAGATCATCGGCATCGGCCGCAACTACGTGGCCCACGCCGCCGAGCACGGGGTCGAGGTGCCGGCCGAGCCGCTGCTGTTTCTGAAACCGCCATCGAGCCTCCTCGATCCCGATGGGACGATCGTGGCGCCGGCGCTGTCCGAGCGCGTCGAGTACGAGGGCGAGCTGGCCCTGGTCATCGGCCGCCGCTGCAAGGCGGTCGCCGAGCCCGAGGCGTGGGCGCACGTGCTCGGCGTCACCTGCGGCATCGACGTCACCGCCCGCGACCTCCAGCGCGCCGACCCGCAGTGGACCCGCGGCAAGGGCTTCGACACCTTCTGCCCGTTGGGGCCCTGGATCGCGGCCGGGCTGGACGAGGCGGAGGCCGCGGCGCTGCAGCTCGAGACGCGCGTCAACGGCGTGCGCCGGCAGCAGGCCTCAACCGGGGAGATGGTGTTCCCGCCGGCCCGGTTGATCGCCTACATCACGCAGGTGATGACGCTGGAGCCCGGCGACGTCATCCTGACCGGGACCCCGGAGGGCGTCGGCCGGCTGGCCGCGGGCGACTCGATCGAGGTCGAGATCGCGGGCGTGGGCGTGCTGCGCAGCACGGTGCGGTGA
- a CDS encoding SDR family NAD(P)-dependent oxidoreductase has translation MEGRVCVITGASSGIGRAAALDLAALGARVVIVARDPGRGAAARDEVAAATGRRDVALEIADLRSQREVRDLAGRLLAAEAAIHVLVNNAGLTLSERRLTEDGLEETFAVNHLAPFLLTGLLLDRLRASAPARVVTVASAAHRAAVIPFDDLNGERGFSGWRAYGWTKLANILFTAELARRLDGSGVTATCLHPGVVATGFAREGPLLVREFQRRLGRHLLLDPKRGADTLVWLAASAEVEGASGGYYANRRPVTPAKAARDAAAARRLWEISERLTGLAG, from the coding sequence ATGGAAGGGCGCGTCTGCGTGATCACCGGGGCGAGCTCCGGGATCGGCCGCGCCGCCGCCCTCGATCTGGCGGCGCTCGGCGCCAGGGTCGTGATCGTGGCGCGTGACCCCGGCCGCGGGGCAGCGGCGAGGGACGAGGTCGCGGCCGCGACTGGACGCCGCGACGTCGCTCTGGAGATCGCCGACCTGCGGTCGCAGCGCGAGGTCCGCGACCTCGCCGGGAGGCTGCTGGCGGCGGAGGCCGCGATCCACGTGCTCGTCAACAACGCCGGCCTCACCCTGAGTGAGCGTCGCCTCACCGAGGACGGCCTCGAGGAGACCTTTGCCGTCAACCACCTCGCGCCGTTCCTGCTCACCGGCCTGCTGCTCGACCGGCTGCGGGCGAGTGCGCCGGCGCGGGTGGTGACCGTGGCCTCGGCAGCCCATCGCGCCGCCGTCATCCCGTTCGACGATCTCAACGGCGAGCGCGGCTTCTCGGGCTGGCGGGCCTATGGCTGGACCAAGCTCGCCAACATCCTGTTCACCGCCGAGCTGGCGCGGCGGCTCGACGGCTCGGGGGTGACCGCCACCTGCCTCCACCCGGGAGTGGTGGCGACCGGCTTCGCCCGCGAAGGGCCGCTGCTGGTCCGGGAGTTTCAGCGCCGCCTCGGCCGCCACCTCCTGCTCGACCCGAAGCGCGGAGCGGACACGCTGGTGTGGCTGGCTGCCTCGGCCGAGGTCGAGGGGGCCAGCGGCGGCTACTACGCCAACCGGCGGCCGGTGACGCCGGCGAAGGCGGCCCGCGATGCGGCGGCGGCACGCCGGCTGTGGGAGATCAGCGAGCGGCTGACCGGCCTCGCCGGCTGA